The DNA window CTGTGATTGGCGCGATTCGAAAAAATAGAAGAGCAGGAAAATACGGATGAACACAGATCATGCGGACCGCGAGATTGCCAATCGCGGACATTAAGAAAAATGGCGAACGTGGTAAAGTGAGCGCCATGCCCACAATCAAGGTTAATGGCGTCAATCTCTTTTACAAGGAATCCGGCGACGGTCTGGAGACCATTGTCTTCTCCCACGGGCTGCTGATGGACCATTCCATGTTTGAGCCGCAACGCGCCGTGTTTGAAAAGCAGTACCGCGTGATTGCCTATGACCATCGCGCGCAGGGCCAATCCGAAGACATAGGGCGTGGATACGACATGTCCACCATCGCTGACGACGCAGCCCTGCTGATTCGCGCGCTCAAGGCCGCGCCCTGCCACTTCGCCGGTCTCTCCATGGGAGGATTCGCCGGCATGCGCGTGGCCGCGCATCATCCCGAGCTGATTCGCACGCTCACGCTGATGAACACGACGGCGATGCAAGAAAAGCTTTCAAACCGCGTGCGCTACAACCTGCTTGCGCAAATGGTGAAGATCGTTGGTCCGGCGCCGTTTACGCCGATCGCAGTGAAAGAACTCTTTGGCCGCACCACGCGCATGAGTGCGGAGCGCCGTCCCATGCTGGAGCAGTGGACTGGGAAACTGCGCGCCCGTCCGAAAAACATTGCGCCTTCACTGCAGGCGGTGATGAACCGGCGCCAGCTCCGGGCGGAGGAGATGGCCGCAATCCGTTGCCCCACGCTGGTTATCACCGGTGAAGACGACACAGCCCAGCCGCCATCCAATTCAGCAAGCCTGATTGCCGGTATACGCGGCGCCCGCCATGTGAACATTCCCGGCGCGGGCCACAGCAGTTGCCTTGAAACTCCGGACGCAGTGATCATGGCAATGCGGGATTTCTTCCAGGCGGCATAAAGGCCGGGAAGTTGTTTCTTGATTCCTGCCTGTGACGCAATGTCCGTTATCGAACACCGTTATGCCAATAGCGGTCAGTGCTTTTCAATGAAAGCCGCCTTTTCTCCTTGGATAATCAGCTATTTGGCTTGGCTTCTGCCGGCGGTAGACTGATTGCAAGAGAAGAAGACGTTTCCAAGGAGAGCATGCATGAAAATTCTGTCCTTGCTCACGTTTGCCCTGGCGTTGCCCGCGCTCACGGCCAGACCTATATGCACTTATTCCGGCGATGAGCCGGCCATCAGCAGTTCTACAGTTTCAGTCCACACAGTTCAGCGCGGCACCATGCCGTTTCATACGTTGGGCCGGGGAATGATGGCTCGCATTGGCCCCAACGCAAGAGCCAGAGTCCAGATTCTGCTCCCGTTTGCCCGGAACCTGAAGATCGGACACCCAGCATCCATAAAGATCGTTGGGGTATGCGGAGCTTTGACCGGCAAGGTCGCCATGATCGGCGAATTGGGGACGGAGGAACAGGTCCCGATCGAGCTGGTTTTTGACCAGCCTCTGCCCACGGGCGTACGGGTTGGAGACAGCTCTGATGCCGTGATTGAATATGGCAGGATCGAAAACACACTGTTCATGGAAAGGGGCGGCTTCGGCCAAGCCAACACAGATGCGGTTGTGTTTCGCGTGGATCCGGACAGGAAACAGGCCACGCGCGTGAATGTGCGGTTCGGCGCCATCGCTTCAGAAATGATTGAGATCAAGTCAGGGCTGCACGAAGGAGACAAAGTGATCGTCAGCGACATGAGCCGCTGGGTGAACTACGACCGAATACGTCTCGACTAGCAGGCTGACACTCTGCGTGTGGCGCGACAGCGAAGAGCTTCCGCTATAATTTTCAGAAATTTATGGAAAAACGCTCTCGCTTCGCCTTTGCATTTGTGGTCCTAGCTTTGAGTGGCTGGTTGATGCTCTCTGCCCAGCAACATAACACCCCTGCCGGCACGCCAGGGCAGATTAAGGATGAGCTGATCCGCATTGAGCATGAAATTGGCCGCGCCAATCTCCAGTGCGACTATCACTATTTTGAGCGCATCGAAGCGGAAGAATTCATTTTTACCGATGCCACAGGGCGTGTCTCAAACAAAGAACAAGACCTGGCGGGAGAAAAGGATTGTCATAAATCCGATGCCACTTACGATATCGATGAAACGGATGTGCGCCTTTATCCTCTCTCCGCTGTTGTCACAGGCCGCGTGACCATCACCAGAAAAGATAAGGACGGCAAAATCGTGAGGCGGCAGAGCCGTTTTACCGATGTGTTTGTGTGGCGCGATGCAGTCTGGCAGCTCGTAGCGGGCCACTCATCGCGGATCCCCGACGCGGCGGCGCAAAAATAGTGTCGCACAGTCCGTTCCGCGTCAGCCGCATTGGCCAGGAAACTTCCGGCGCTTATAATCTGTACAGCTCTTATGAGACGAGTCTTCCAAGCCGCATCAGCCTGTGCTCTCCTGATTCTTGGGGCCACTCTGCTTTTCGCAGTGCGAGGCCAGCAGCCCGCCCAATCACAGAATCCCGACGATATCCCAGTAACCGACGGAAGCTCTGGCCCATGTTCCATTGAATTCTCCGTTACTGACTCAGACGGCAAGCCAGTGTACGCTGCCCGCATTGATGTCCATCTGGCATACGGTGCGTTTGGCGCTCATAAGCTTGATATGGGGGTTTACACCAACACGCAGGGAAAAGCCAGATTCACCGGGATCCCCGCTAAGGTAAAAAAACCGCCAGTTGAGTTCAACGCCAAAAAAGATGACCTGGTCGGCGTGGCCACCATGGATCCCGCCACGGAATGCCAGGCCAGGCACGATATTGTGATGGCAAAGATAAAGTAATCGGCCCACGCGCAACGAGTGGAGCGAGAACCTAGCGTTGACTGCTCTTACTCTTATTCAAGATCGCAAGGGTTGCGAACAGCGCTGAATTGCGCTTTGAAATGCTGCACTCGCGAACTCTGAAGACCCGCCAACCTCGGGACCGCAAAAGTCGATTATTCCTGTTATCTCTCCGTTTTGTTTCGAGTCAACTTCTGAACCCAGTAATGGCGGTTTTGCTTTGGTATATGCCCGTCGTAGCAATGCGAACAGCGGTGCCAAAAACATCCATCGATGAAAATCGCAATCCTCAACTTTTCTCTTTATGCGCGGGCAGAATTTTTTGATCTTTCAAGCTTGGGGTTTACGCGAGGAATCAAATCCATCCAAAAGCGACCTAATCTCCATTTCGGCAAAGTTTTGGCAATCGGAGTAGAGCTTGCTCAATAATGCAGGATGGGTTGTCATAAGGGATAGGACAGCTCGCTCATATTCTGGAAATAAACTACGAAATGAACGAATTCTTTGTAAGTTCTCGCCTAATCGTAGTCTTCGTTCTGTTTCATCATTCCAGATACTCTTCCAATATTGGCAGGTGTGGCATTGCGCAGGACAACGGGTACCGTCATGAGACAAAAAAGATTCCCACCCGGTTCTTGCAAGCGAAAGAACTTTCAATGAGTCGTCTCGGCGCTTCTCGCCGTTGCACCTTCTACACGCTATCAAAACGTTGCCCGGTACATGGAGGCCGACGCGATAACGGTTCATGCCGTCGAGATGTTCAACACCGTACACGGTATTGGTCAGATCGCAAGAGCAATATGGGCACTCGTTATTGAACCGCGCGCGGACAAGCCTTTCATACTCTTCCCCATCAACTTTAATCGGCCAGTTTTGGCTGATCTTGCGACTCAATTCGTGAAGAAACATGCTGATCAGCTTGTTCGCCACGTCAGACTTGGCCCGCCGAGTAGCAGAACGTAGTTTGAAAACTGGATCTTTCACCCTTCACTTCCGCCGCAAAGTGGGACTTAAACCAAAAGAAAATCGCAGAGAGAAACCACCCTTGGATTCATGTTTTTTGAACACGTAGTTTAACTCCGTGTTCTTTTCCATTCAAATCATCCACACTGGATCCCATGGCGAGGGAAGCGCAGACCGTTAGAGGAGCAATGGCACAGTTGATTCCACCAGACGCAGCAGCAAACGAAGGAACCACCAACGACGACCGAGCGCTTTGGGCAGAAGCGGCCCTGCTCGCCTTTGCGCAGCGTACAGGACTCGCTAAAGAAACAGTTGGCGACAAGGAAGATCGTTTTCTCATCATCTCCGACTTGCTCGCCGACCTGGGCCATTGGTGCGACCGTAATGAGATTGACTTGCCGGAGGCGCTGAAACATGCGGCCCAGCATTATCATGCAGAAACTCACGGAACCGGAAAGCAGTTTAACCCATGAAGCCACGGCAGGGAAAAACCAAAGCGACAGGGCACACGCGCAAGCGCCCCGTGCCCACAGGATGTGTTCGGTATACGGAGATGAAAGGCCGCACAGTGGAACGGATTGATGTTTGTCTTTCATCCGACTACCACTGCGTCTCAATCCGCTTTGAGGACAAGACCGACTTTACGGTGGAAATCGACACGCGCCTGGTCTTGACGGCACTGCATTCAGACTGGAAGGCAGGAAATCAGCGCGTGCTCAAGCGGTGGGCGACCATCCGGGAAGAGTAGTTCTGGGTCGCGTACCCGCAACGATTCTCCATTCCAAAACTGCTGCAAGGACACTCTTTATCCGGCCATTGACATCGCCCCGGAAGCTGTCCTGGAAATCGCCAACAAATGCCGCACCCTCAGGCCTTTTACACAAGCGGCTTGACATCACCCAGATGCGGTTTTGCTTGACGCGAAGGCGAACAAATGGTAAAGTACATTGGCCGGGTTCAACTAGGAATCTTATGTGGTGACGAGGGGATCGGAAACGAACCACAGCCCTCTGCCGATTCTTGGGTAGATTGGGTGACCTTGGGTGGAAATGGGTGGACATAGGGGTAGGGGAGGGGGTGCGCGAAGCGCGCCTATCGTAATCGGAAAGGCAAATACCGACTGCGAGGGGAGTTTCGTTAATTCTGCAAGAAGGGCTGGCAGCCTCAAGACCTTACCATTACTCACACGTCTAAATTGAATCGGCGGCGGCTCGGCTTTAATCCAAATATCAGGTGCTCCCAAGTCAGGTAACATTAAAACATTGATGATGATAAAGAAGTTAGTCATACCAACGACCGCTCTACTGGCGGTGGCAATGCTGGTTGCAGGCTGCGGCAGCGGCGCCAAGGCCGGAACTCCGTCCGGCCCACAGGCTTTTCCGGTTAAAACAATGACGGCGCAGCCAGAAATGGTGCCGATCTCAACCGATTACCTGGCGACGCTGCGATCGCGCAATGCCGCAACGCTCCAGCCGCTGGTAGAAGGCGATATCACCGAGATTTTTGTGAATTCCGGTGAC is part of the Terriglobia bacterium genome and encodes:
- a CDS encoding alpha/beta hydrolase translates to MRTARLPIADIKKNGERGKVSAMPTIKVNGVNLFYKESGDGLETIVFSHGLLMDHSMFEPQRAVFEKQYRVIAYDHRAQGQSEDIGRGYDMSTIADDAALLIRALKAAPCHFAGLSMGGFAGMRVAAHHPELIRTLTLMNTTAMQEKLSNRVRYNLLAQMVKIVGPAPFTPIAVKELFGRTTRMSAERRPMLEQWTGKLRARPKNIAPSLQAVMNRRQLRAEEMAAIRCPTLVITGEDDTAQPPSNSASLIAGIRGARHVNIPGAGHSSCLETPDAVIMAMRDFFQAA
- a CDS encoding efflux RND transporter periplasmic adaptor subunit, whose amino-acid sequence is MKILSLLTFALALPALTARPICTYSGDEPAISSSTVSVHTVQRGTMPFHTLGRGMMARIGPNARARVQILLPFARNLKIGHPASIKIVGVCGALTGKVAMIGELGTEEQVPIELVFDQPLPTGVRVGDSSDAVIEYGRIENTLFMERGGFGQANTDAVVFRVDPDRKQATRVNVRFGAIASEMIEIKSGLHEGDKVIVSDMSRWVNYDRIRLD
- a CDS encoding nuclear transport factor 2 family protein, with the protein product MEKRSRFAFAFVVLALSGWLMLSAQQHNTPAGTPGQIKDELIRIEHEIGRANLQCDYHYFERIEAEEFIFTDATGRVSNKEQDLAGEKDCHKSDATYDIDETDVRLYPLSAVVTGRVTITRKDKDGKIVRRQSRFTDVFVWRDAVWQLVAGHSSRIPDAAAQK
- a CDS encoding very short patch repair endonuclease; protein product: MRIAIFIDGCFWHRCSHCYDGHIPKQNRHYWVQKLTRNKTER
- a CDS encoding HNH endonuclease gives rise to the protein MKDPVFKLRSATRRAKSDVANKLISMFLHELSRKISQNWPIKVDGEEYERLVRARFNNECPYCSCDLTNTVYGVEHLDGMNRYRVGLHVPGNVLIACRRCNGEKRRDDSLKVLSLARTGWESFLSHDGTRCPAQCHTCQYWKSIWNDETERRLRLGENLQRIRSFRSLFPEYERAVLSLMTTHPALLSKLYSDCQNFAEMEIRSLLDGFDSSRKPQA